A window from Malassezia japonica chromosome 1, complete sequence encodes these proteins:
- a CDS encoding uncharacterized protein (EggNog:ENOG503NUN0; COG:E; TransMembrane:12 (i73-94o106-131i152-173o185-204i216-235o255-275i296-315o350-375i396-414o426-447i468-491o511-530i)), with protein MRFFHRFVDGFRPAIPLDLDTSSELRDSEKLQGSSDYAGKDEEDSQIAHARVNDAPPGEPGLKKGLQSRHVQFIALGSGIGTGLFIGSGSTLASGGPGSLLIDYSLVGLMILTVLFALGELASVLPVPGAFAEYTARFLDPAWGFAVGYNYLMQWVATFPLEFTAASIVISFWDEQEVVPKGVWIAIFMIVIVLVNIVGVRAYAEFEFSATLLKMLTIVGFIICSIVIDCGGAPVGQYLGAQGWHGPAGAFVNQFKGFCSVLTTAAFAFTGTELVGLAAAETTEPRKLIPKACKRVVWRVVIFYVLSLLMITLIIDPTNPHLHGDGSYDPKTSPFVLVIQTGGIKVLPHIINAVIMVSALSVANSAVFAASRTLHALAEQRRAPKIFCYIDREGRPLFAQIFALAFGLLGFLIYSSNDNGGTVFSWLLGISGLSVVITWGSICAAHIRFRRAWIKQGYTLQQLPWVSPLGEIGSWVGMIFNILLIVAQFYISAFPIHEGTMTPQKRVYEFFLGFISLPIFLVFFIVYKIVKRTSVARLEDIDLLSGRRSLVSMEEFEQQQAEDRARPIWKKVVQFIF; from the coding sequence ATGCGTTTTTTCCATCGATTCGTGGACGGCTTCAGGCCGGCGATACCGCTGGACCTAGATACCTCTTCTGAGCTCCGCGACTCGGAAAAGCTGCAAGGCTCGAGCGACTATGCAGGCAAGGACGAAGAAGATTCCCAGatcgcgcacgcacgcgtcaacgacgcgccgcccggtGAGCCGGGGCTGAAGAAGGGGCTACAGAGCCGCCACGTCCAATTcatcgcgctcggcagcggcatcGGTACGGGTCTGTTTATTGGGTCGGGCTCGACCCTCGCGTCGGGTGGCCCAGGCAGTCTGCTGATCGACTATAGTTTGGTCGGTCTCATGATCCTGACGgtgctctttgcgctggGCGAGCTCGCCTCGGTGCTTCCGGTGCCCGGTGCATTTGCAGAGTACACGGCGCGTTTCTTGGACCCGGCGTGGGGCTTTGCCGTCGGCTACAACTACCTCATGCAGTGGGTCGCCACCTTTCCTCTCGAATTCACCGCGGCCTCGATCGTGATCTCGTTCTGGGACGAGCAGGAGGTGGTGCCCAAGGGTGTGTGGATCGCCATCTTTATGATTGTCATCGTCTTGGTCAACAttgtcggcgtgcgcgcgtaCGCCGAATTCGAGTTCTCTGCCACGCTGCTCAAGATGCTCACGATTGTCGGCTTCATCATTTGCTCCATCGTGATCGACTGCGGAGGTGCGCCTGTGGGCCAGTatctcggcgcgcagggcTGGCACGGACCGGCGGGCGCTTTTGTGAACCAGTTCAAGGGCTTCTGCAGTGTGCTCACGACAGCCGCCTTTGCGTTTACCGGCACCGAGCTTGTGggcctcgcggccgccgagacgACCGAGCCGCGCAAGCTGATTCCCAAGGCATGCAAGCGTGTCGTGTGGCGTGTCGTGATCTTTTACGTGCTGTCGCTGCTGATGATCACGCTCATCATCGACCCCACCAATCCCCACCTGCACGGCGACGGGAGCTACGACCCGAAGACGTCGCCGTTCGTGTTGGTGATCCAGACCGGTGGCATCAAGGTGCTGCCGCACATTATCAATGCTGTGATCATGGTCTCGGCCCTGTCGGTGGCCAACTCGGCGGTGTTTGCAGCGAGCCGCACGctccacgcgctcgccgagcagcgccgcgcgcccaAGATCTTTTGCTACATTGACCGCGAGGGCCGCccgctctttgcgcagaTCTTTGCGCTGGCATTTGGTCTTCTCGGCTTTTTGATCTACTCGTCGAACGACAATGGCGGCACGGTGTTTAGCTGGCTGCTGGGTATCTCGGGTCTCTCTGTGGTGATCACCTGGGGCTCgatctgcgcggcgcacatcCGCTTCCGCCGCGCCTGGATCAAGCAAGGCTACACGCTCCAGCAGCTCCCATGGGTCTCTCCGCTTGGCGAGATCGGCTCGTGGGTCGGCATGATTTTCAACATCCTTCTTATCGTGGCGCAGTTTTACATCTCTGCCTTCCCTATCCACGAGGGGACCATGACCCCGCAAAAGCGCGTGTACGAATTCTTTTTGGGCTTTATCTCGCTGCCAATCTTCTTGGTGTTCTTCATCGTGTACAAGATCGTGAAGCGCACAAGCGTTGCACGCCTCGAAGACATCGACCTTCTCTCTggacgccgctcgctcgtCTCCATGGAGGAGTttgagcagcagcaggccgaggaccgcgcgcggccgatcTGGAAAAAGGTTGTACAGTTCATCTTTTAA
- the LEU2 gene encoding 3-isopropylmalate dehydrogenase (COG:E; EggNog:ENOG503NUBD), producing the protein MASKTYQIAVLPGDGIGPEVVAQASRVLERISEKSSSVKLELKSYDFGGAAIDSAGEPLPKATLDACKAADAILLGAVGGPKWGVGKVRPEQGLLQIRKELDLYANVRPALFPSESLLEHSPLRPEVARGTEFIVIRELVKGLYYGDRKEADLDTPGSTGEAYDMMVYNKADVERITRLAAYLALKSNPPAKVHSIDKANVLATSRLWRRVVTETIEKEFKDKGVEVDHHLVDSAAMVMVSNPRKLNGIVLTENMFGDILSDESSVIPGALGLLPSASLSELPTGDAPAKGLYEPIHGSAPDIAGRGIANPVGTILSAALLLRWSLGLDKEATAIEKAVRKVLDNADIGGLGVRTGDLGGKATSQEVGDKVLEVLDTLL; encoded by the coding sequence ATGGCCTCCAAGACGTACCAGATTGCTGTTCTCCCTGGCGACGGTATCGGCCCTgaggtcgtcgcgcaggctTCGCGCGTGCTTGAGCGCATCTCTGAGaagtcgtcgagcgtcaaGCTCGAGCTCAAGTCGTACGACTTTGGTGGTGCTGCGATCGATTCGGCCGGCGAGCCCCTTCCGAAGGCGACACTCGACGCGTGCAAGGCTGCCGACGCGATCCTGCTCGGTGCCGTCGGTGGCCCCAAGTGGGGTGTCGGCAAGGTGCGCCCCGAGCAGGGTCTCTTGCAGAtccgcaaggagctcgacctGTACGCGAACGTGCGCCCGGCGCTCTTCCCCTCCGAGTCGCTCCTGGAGCactcgccgctgcgccccgaggttgcgcgcggcaccgaGTTCATCGTgatccgcgagctggtcAAGGGTCTCTACTATGGTGACCGCAAGGAGGCCGACCTCGACACGCCGGGCAGCACCGGCGAGGCCTACGACATGATGGTCTACAACAAGGCCGATGTCGAGCGTATCACGCGTCTCGCCGCGTACCTCGCGCTGAAGTCGAACCCTCCCGCGAAGGTGCACTCGATCGACAAGGCTAACGTGCTGGCCACCAGCCGTCTctggcgccgcgtcgtcaCCGAGACCATCGAGAAGGAGTTCAAGGACAagggcgtcgaggtcgaccaCCACCTGGTCGACTCGGCCGCGATGGTCATGGTTTCGAACCCCCGCAAGCTCAACGGTATCGTCCTGACCGAAAACATGTTTGGCGACATTCTCTCGGACGAGTCGTCGGTCATCCccggtgcgctcggcctgctgccgagcgcgtcgctctcggaGCTGCCCACGGGTGATGCGCCCGCCAAGGGTCTCTACGAGCCGATCCACGGCTCGGCGCCCGACATTGCCGGCCGCGGCATCGCGAACCCCGTCGGTACGATCCTCTCGgctgcgctcctgctccgcTGGTCGCTCGGTCTCGACAAGGAGGCGACGGCCATCGAGAaggccgtgcgcaaggTGCTGGACAATGCCGACATTGGCGGTCttggcgtgcgcaccggcgacctcggcggTAAGGCCACCTCGCAAGAGGTCGGCGACAAGgtcctcgaggtcctcgacacgctcctTTAA